The nucleotide window CCCGGTCCGCCCCGTAGCGATCCACCACGTAGCGGATGACCTCGTCGCGACGGTCGTCCGCGAAGTCGATGTCCATGTCCGGCATCGAGATCCGCTCCGGGTTCAGGAATCGCTCGAAGATGAGCCCGTAGCGGATGGGATCGACGTTGGTGATGCCGAGGCAGTAGGCCACCAGCGAGCCCGCCGAGGAGCCGCGTCCGGGGCCCACCGCGATGCCCTGCTTCCGGGCGTGGGCGATGAAGTCCCACACCACGAGGAAGTAGCCCGAGAAGCCCATCTTGGAGACCACCCCCAGCTCGTAGCGCAGGCGCTCGACGATGGCGTCGGCGGGCTGCGATCCATAGCGGCGGGCGAGGCCCTCGAAGGCCAGGTGCTCGAGATAGGAGTCCAGCGTGTAGCCGTCCGGCACCTGGTAGTTCGGCAGGTGGAACTGGCCGAACTGCAGATCCACGTTGCAGCGCTCGGCGACGGCGAGCGTGTTGCGGTAGGCCTCGGGCAGGTCCTTGAAGACGGCCTTCATCTCCTCGGCCGACTTCACGTAGAACTCGTTGCTGGAGAACTTCCAGCGATTGGGATCGCCCATCGTCGTGCCGGTCTGGATGCAGAGCAGCGCCTCGTGGGCGCGCGAGTGTTCGGCCTCGAGATAGTGCGAGTCGTTGGTGCCGCAGAGCGGAGCGCCGATGGCGCGCGCGATCTTGATGGTGCCCTCGGTCACCGACACCTGCTGCTCCAGGCCGTGCGACTGCACTTCCATGAAGTAGTGGTCCTTGCCGAACACCTCCTGGTACCAGCCGGCCGTCTGCTGCGCTTTCTCCGCGTCGCCCGCCGAGAGCATCCGGCTCACCTCGGAGTTGAGACAGCCCGAGAGCACGAGCAGCCCGTCGGCGTGCTGGGCCAGCAGCTCGCGGTCGACCCGTGGCTTGTAGTAGTAGCCCTCGAGGTAGGCCTTGGAGACGAGCTTCATGAGGTTGGCGTAGCCCGCCGCGGTGCGGGCCAGCACCGTGCAGTGGCTCGCCCCTTCGTAGCCGCCATCCTGGCTCGATCGCTCGAAGCGGCTGCCCGGCGCCACGTACAGCTCGCAGCCCAGGATCGGCTTCACCCCCGACTTGCTGCACGCGGTGTAGAAGTCGACCGCCCCGAAGAGATTGCCGTGATCGGTCAGCGCCAGCGCCGGGAACTTCAGCGCCTTGGCCCGCTCCACCAGCTTTTCGAGGCGGGCCGCCCCGTCCAGCAGGCTGTATTCCGAGTGCACGTGCAGATGGACGAAGTCGGCGTGCTGTTTCATTCTTAGTCCTTAGCGGTGGAAGAGGTCGCGTTGCGGTAGGGCCTCTTCGCGCCCTACGGCGCTCATCGGGGCGTCGGGGTCACGCATGTCGCGCCCTGCGGCGCTCATCGGGGCGTCGGGGTCACGCATGTCACGCCCGGCGGCGCTCATCGGGGCGTCGGGGTCACGTGGATCCAGTTGCCCGCCGGGACCGCGAGAGGGGAACGCGTTGTCAGGACACGTGCGAGGCAGTTCGGATGAGCGCTTGCACAAAGGAGCCCAACTGCCAAACCGGAGTCTTCCACATTCAGGCGCTCTGAAGAATCATTCCCACTCGATGGTGCTGGGAGGCTTGGAGGAGATGTCGTAGACGACGCGGTTGACGCCCTGGACCTCGTTGATGATGCGGTTCGAGATCCGGCCGAGCAGGTCGTAGGGCAGGCGCGCCCAGTCTGCGGTCATGGCGTCCTGGCTCGTCACCGCCCGCAGGGCGATGACCTGGGCGTAGGTGCGGAAGTCGCCCATCACGCCCACGGTCCGGACCGGCAGCAGCACCGCGAAGGCCTGCCAGACCTGGCGCTCGAGCCCGGCCTGGCGCACTTCATCCTGCACGATGGCGTCGGCCTCGCGCAGGAGCGCGAGGCGCTCCTCGGTCACCTCGCCGAGGACGCGGATGGCCAGGCCGGGGCCGGGGAACGGCTGCCGCCAGATGATCTCGGCCGGCAGGCCCAGGACCGCGCCTAGCTCGCGCACCTCGTCCTTGAATAGCTCTCGGAGGGGCTCGACGAGCTTGAAGCGCATGTTCGATGGCAGGCCGCCCACGTTGTGGTGGGTCTTGATGGTGGCCGACGGCCCCTTGAAGGAAACCGACTCGATGACGTCCGGGTAGAGCGTGCCCTGGGCCAGCCACGGGATGTGGCCCAGCTTCCGGGCCTCGTCCTCGAACACCGCGATGAACTCCGCCCCGATGGTCTTCCGCTTGACCTCCGGGTCCGTCACTCCGTCGAGTCGATCGATGAATCGCTTGCTTGCATCGACATGGATCAGTTTCATCTTGAATGTATCCCGGAACGTGCGGACGACACCCTCGACCTCACCCTTCCTGAGCAGGCCGTTGTCGACGAACAGGCACGTGAGCTGGTCGCCGACCGCCCGATGGATCAGCGCGGCGACCACCGACGAGTCGACGCCGCCCGACAGGGCGCACAGGACCGCGTCCTTCCCGACCTGCCGTCGGATACCCTCGACCGCCGACTCCACGAACGACGGCATGGACCAGTCGCCGGTGGCGCCCGCGGCGTCGAGGAAGTTCTTCAGCACCGTCTTGCCCTGAGGCGTGTGGGCCACCTCGGGATGGAACTGCACCGCGAAGAGCCGGCGGGCCGGATCGGCCATCGCGGCCACCGGGCAGTTGTCGGTGGCGGCCAGGCTTTTGAACCCGGGCGGCGGCTTCAGCACCGTGTCGCCGTGGCTCATCCACACCGTCACGAGTCCATCGGCTTCGGGCTCCACGCCGCCCAGCAATCCGGCGCGACTCAGCAGCCGCAGGTGGGCCTTGCCGTACTCCCGGCGCTCGGCCGGCACGACGTGGCCGCCCATGAGATATCCCATCGCCTGCATGCCGTAGCAGATGCCGAGCGTGGGGATCCCGGACTCCAGCAGGCGCTTGTCCGGCAGCGGGGCGTCGTCCTCGTAGACGCTGGACGGCCCACCGGAGAGGACGAGCCCGGTGTAGCTTCCGGCGAGCACTCGCTCGACCGGCTCGGTGCACGGCAGGATCTCGGAGTAGACGCCCAGCTCCCGAATGCGGCGTGCGATCAGCTGGGTGTACTGGCCGCCGAAGTCGAGGATCGCGATCTTCTGAGTCGTCACGGAGCCGGCTTTCTGAGTCGTCGTGGGCGATTTACTCCACATGACGGTAAGGCCTCTTCGGGCCTCCGGCCCTCATCGGGGCGCCCGGGCCAACCGGCCACGTCTATCCGCGTCGTGGGGCCCTAGCGAGGGGTGCCCAGCTTCTGGGCGCGCTGGAAGACCTTGCCCTCGGTCTTGATCGAGGGCGCGATGATCAGCTCGGTCTGCTGGAGCTCGCGAACGTTCATGGCGCCCACCGAGCCCATGCAGGTCCGGATGGCGCCCACGAGGTTCAGGGTGCCGTCCTCGGTGAAGGCGGGCCCGAACAGGATCTGCTCGAGCGGCCCCGCGATGCCCACCCGGATGCGCGTGCCGCGCGGCAGGTTCGAGTGCGGCGTCGCCATGCCCCAGTGATAGCCGCGGCCCGGAGCTTCCTTGGCCCGCGCGAACGCGGAGCCGATCATGACCGCGTCGGCACCGGACGCCAGGGCCTTGCAGATGTCGCCGCCGGTGGTCATGCCCCCGTCCGTGATGATCGGCACGTAGCGGCCGGTCTTCTTGTAGTAGAAGTCGCGCGCGGCGGCCGAGTCGGCGGTGGCGGTCACCTGCGGCACGCCCAGGCCGAGCACCTCGCGGCTCGTGCACGCCGCGCCGGGCCCCACTCCGATCAGCAGCGCGTCGACGCCACAGTCCATCAGCTCGAGGCAGGCCTCGTAGGTGACGACGTTGCCGATGATGAGCGGGATCGACAGGTGCTTCTTGAGGCTGCGCAGGTCGACCGGCGTGTACTCGCTGGCGATGTGCCGCGCGGTGGTGACGGTGGACTGCACCACGAAGAAGTCGGCGCCCGCCTCCTCCGCGATCTTGGCGAAGCGCTCGGCGCGCTGCGGGATTGAGGAGACCAGCACCGGGCCGCCGCCCTTCTTGATCTCGCTGATGCGCTTGTGGATCAGCTCTTCCTTGATGGGCTCGCTGTAGATGCCCTGGATGATCTTGGTGGCTTCTTCCAGGCTGGCGGAGGTGATGCGATCGAGCACGACGTCGGGATTGTCGTAGCGGGAGAAGATGCCCTCGAGGTTGAGCACCGCGAGGCCACCCACCCGCCCCATCTCGATGGCGAACGACGGGCTCACCACCCCGTCCATGGCCGCCGCGATGATCGGGATCGGGAAGCGATGGCCGCACAGCTCCCAGGAGATGTCCACCTCGCTGGGATTGATGGTCAGGGCGCCGGGAACCAGCGCAATGTCATCGAAGCCGTACGCCGCCCGGGCCTTCCGGCCCCGCCCGACCCACATGCCCATACGCCCCGCCTCCTGGCCTCACCCGGCCTCGGCCTGGCCCCCGCTTGCCGGCCACCAGACCCCGTATGTAGAGAACCGCCCGCCGTGACCTACCGTATTTAGGGGTGCAGTATACGAGCGCGCGCCGTCGGGTGTCAACGGGGTCACGCCGAGGGAGTCGGGTGCGCACGCTCCCAGAGGATGCGCAGGCCTTCCAGCTTGAGGTCCGGATTGACGAACTGGAGGCACTGCACCACCTCACGCATCTGCCCCACCAGGCCTCCGGTGCCGACCACCCGGACGTCGCTCTCCATCTCGCGGCGCATGCGCTCCACGAGCCCGTCCACCAGCCCGGCCCACCCGTAGATCATCCCCGACTGGATGTTGCTCACGGTATGGCGGCCGATGGCGTCCTTCGGCCGCACCAGCTCCACGCGCACCAGCCGCGCCGCGCGCGAGACGAGCGCCTCCGCCGCGGTGTTGATGCCGGGGGCGATGGCGCCGCCGATGAACTCGCCGCGGCGGTTCACGCAGTCGAACCGGGTGGCGGTGCCGAAGTCCACCACGATGAGCGGCGTGCCGTAGAGCGCGACGCCCGCCACGCAGCTGACCACGCGGTCCGCGCCCACCTCCCGCGGCACGTCCACGTTGAGCGGCAGGTCCGCGGTGACCCCCGGCTCCACGGTGAGTGGGCTCACCCCGAAGTAGCGGTCGCACATCCACTCCAGCGCCTGCTGGATCGGCGGCACCACGTTGGAGATCGCCACGCCGGTGATGTGGTGCTGCTCGATCCCGCGGGTGGCGAGGAGCGTCTGGATGAACACGCCCCACTCGTCGGCGGTCTGCTCGCGCCGCGTGGTCAGGCGCCAGGACGCGCGCAGCTGTCCTCCCTCGTAGATGCCGAGCGAGGTGTTGGTGTTGCCGACGTCAATGACCAGCAGCATGGGCCGCCACCTCCTCCGCCGCTCCCCCCGAGACCACCGGCACGAGCCGGCCGTCCGCCGCGCGGGCGAGCAGGACTCCATCGTCTCTCACGTCTTCTCCCGCGCCGAGGGTGCCGTCGGGCAGTCGCACGATCTGCCCCGGCAGCCGCGCGTGCCCGAGCCACGCGCTCCGCAGCGCCGCGAAGCCGCCGGTCTGCCACATCGCGTAGCGTCGCTCGAGCTGCGCCAGCAGCGCGCTCAGCATCGCGTCGCGATCGTGGACGCGCCCGGTGACGAGGCGCAGCGACGTCGCTCGATCGGCCAGCGCCGGCGGAAACCGCGTCTGGTTCAGGTTCATCCCGATTCCCAGGATCACGTGCTGCAGGCCGGCCGCCCCGCCCGCGCCCGCGCGGCCGGACGCGGCCTCGGCGAGGATGCCGCAGACCTTGCGATCGTCGACGAGCAGATCGTTGGGCCACCGGATGCGCGCGGTGAGGCCGGCGGTCGCGAGGGCGTCGGCGACGGCGAGGCCGGCCACGAGGGAGAGCTGCGGGGCCGCCGCGGGCGACGCCGACGGGCGCAGCAGCACCGAGACGAGCAGGCTCTCCCCGGGCTCGTCCCACCACTCGTGGCCGCGTTGCCCGCGGCCGGCGCGCTGGTGACGGGCCGTGACCACGGTGCCCTCGGGCGCGCCCTCCGCGGCCAGACGCTGCGCCTCGGTCTGGGTGGAGTCGACGCTGTCCAGCGCGTGGAGCCCGAACTGCACGACCGTCTCCCGGCCGCTACTCGAGGGCGGCGAGGCTCGAGGTCAGCTTCTGCTCGATCTGGCGCTGCTCGGCCAGGCGGATGCGCTCGCGCTCGACGACCTCGGCGGGCGCGCGCTCGACGAAATCGGCGCGGCCCAGCTTGCCCTCGAGGAAGGCGATCTCCTTGCGCGCCCGCTCCACCTCCTTGCGCAGTCGCTGCCGCTCGGCGTCGAAGTCGACCACGCCCTCCAGCCGCACGAACACGTCGCCGCTCGGGGTGGTGGCGGTCGCCGAGCTGGGCGGACGGGTCGCGTCGGGGGACACCGTGACCCCGGCGCGGGCCAGGCTGCCGATGATCGCCGCGGCCTGCTCGAGCGCCGCCGTCACTTCGGGCCCCCCCGGCCGCACCAGGACCTCGAGCTGCACCGCGGGGGAGATCCGGCTCTCGCTGCGCACCGTACGGATCGCGCTCACCACGTCGAGCACCGGGGCCATGAGACGCTCCGCCTCCGGATCGCGTCCCTTGCGCGACGCCTTCGGGAAGGGCGCGATCATGATCGAGCGCGCGGCGGTCGGGTCGCCCTCGTGGGGCAGCCGCTGCCAGAGCTCCTCCGAGATGAACGGCATGAAGGGGTGGAGCAGGCGCAGGGTGGTCTCGAGCGTCTCCACCAGGGTGCGCTGGGTGCACGCCCTCGCGGCGGGGCTCTCGGGCTGGTAGAGGCTCCGCTTGGCGATCTCCAGATACCAGTCGCAGTACTCGTGCCAGAGGAACTGGTAGACCGCGGAGGCCGCGTCGTTGAAGCGGTAGGTGTCGATGGCCTTCCGCACCCGCGCGGTGGTCTCGGTGAGCCGGCTCACGATCCAGCGGTCGGCCACCGACGGGGCGCCGCGCCGGGCGAGATCGGGATCGTAGCCCTCCAGGTTCGTCAGCACCAGCCGGGCCGCGTTCCAGATCTTGTTGGCGAAGTTCCGGTAGCCCTCGATGCGCTCCTCGGACAGGCGGATGTCGCGGCCCTGCGCCGCGAGGGCGGCGAGCGTGAACCGGAACGCGTCGGTCCCGTACTTGTCCATCACGTGAAGGGGATCGACCACGTTGCCCTTGGACTTCGACATCTTCTGGCCCTCGGCGTCGCGGACCAGCGCGTGGATGTAGACGTGGCGAAACGGCACGTCGCCCATGAACTTGAGGCCGAGCATCGCCATCCGGGCCACCCAGAAGAACAGGATGTCGAAGCCGGTCGACAGCACCGAAGTCGGATAGAACACCCCGAGCTCGGGCGTGGACTCGGGCCACCCGAGGGTGGAGAAGGGCCAGAGCCCGGACGAGAACCACGTGTCGAGCACGTCGGTGTCCTGCCGCAGCGGCCCGCCGCACTGCGGGCACTCGCGGAGATCGGTGCGGGACACGTGCATGCTGCCGTCGCGGTCGCAGTACCACACCGGGATGCGGTGCCCCCACCACAGCTGCCGCGAGATGGCCCAGTCGCGGATGTTCTCCATCCAGTGGAAGTAGGTCTTCTTCCACACGCGCGGGATGATCTTGATCTTGTCCGAGCGCACCGCCTTGATGGCCGGCTCGGCCAGCGGCTTCATGCGCACGTACCACTGCTTGGAGACGAGCGGCTCGACCACCGTCCGGCAGCGGTAGCACACCCCCACCGAGTGCCGGTAGGGCTCGATGCGGTCGATGAGCCCGAGAGCCTGCATGTCCTCGACGATGCGCTTGCGCGTCTCGAAGCGGTCGAGGCCCGCGTACTTGCCGGCCAGCGCGGTCATCTTGCCGTCGAAGCCGATGACGCTGCGGATCGGGAGGTCGTGGCGCTTGCCGATCTCGAAGTCGGTGGGATCGTGACCCGGCGTGACCTTGATGACCCCGGTGCCGAATTTTGGGTCGACCGCGCTGTCGGCGACCACCCGGAGCGTGATGGTCCCCTCCACCGAGGGCACCTCGAGCGTCTTGCCCACGTACTTCTTGTAGCGCTTGTCCTGAGGATGCACCGCGACCGCGGTGTCGCCGAGCTTCGTCTCGGGGCGCACGGTGCCGAGGGTCAGCGGCCCGTACTTGATGTAGACGAACTCGGCGTCCTGCTCCTCGCGCTCGACCTCGAGATCGGAGAGCACGGTCTGGCAGCGCGGGCACCAGTTGACGATGTAGTCGCCCTGGTAGATCAGCCCCTCCTCCCAGAGGCGGACGAACACCTCGCGCACCGCCGCCGACAGCCCCGGATCCATCGTGAACCGCTCGCGGGCCCAGTCGCAGGAGGCGCCGAGGCGCTTGAGCTGGCGGATGATGGTGCCGCCGGACTCCTCCCTCCACTGCCACACCCGGGCCACGAAAGCCTCCCGCCCGAGGTCCTCCTTGGTCTTGCCTTCCTTCTCGAGCTGCCGCTCGACGACGTACTGGGTCGCAATGCCCGCGTGATCGGTGCCGGGCATCCAGAGCGTGTTGTAGCCGTCCATCCGCTTGTAGCGGATGAGCACGTCCTGCAGGGTGTTGTTGAGCGCGTGTCCGAGATGGAGCGAGCCGGTCACGTTGGGCGGCGGGATGACGATGCAGTACGGCTTCCTGGGCGAATCGACGTCGGCGTGGAAGTAGCCCCGCTCTTCCCAGACGGCGTACCAGTGAGGCTCGACGCGCGTCGGATCGTAGCGGTCCGCGATTTCGCTCATGTTATCGCGTCATTCTAACACGGGCCGTGCGCCGCTCACCCGCCACCCCGCGGGACTCCGCGTCCAGGACAGCGCCCACGGGACGCGACGGCCGTCTCGCACCTCGGTCGCGGCCATCGTCACCGGGCCGCGCGAGCCCGCCGGACCGATCTGCTCGCACACCGGCTCGGCCACGAGGACCGCGGGCAGGCGCGCGCGCACCGCCGCCGCGGGAACGAGCCGCGCCACCGCGCGCGCGTCGGCGCTTTCGATGGCGCGGAACAACGCGTCGGCCGCCACGCCCAGATCGCGCCGCCACGTGTTGGTGACCTGCCGTCGGGTCACCGCGAGACCGCCATCGGCGGCGAGCCGGTAGTGATCTTCCTGCTCCATCTGATCGGCGCAGCCCGGCTTCCAGCCCGGGTAGTGCGGCTGATAGCGCACCACCAGCTCACCCGGCTGCGTGCGCCACTCGGTGACCGTGAGCCCGTCCTCCGCCGTGCTCCAGGCGCGCTCCACCCGATCCGGCTCGCGCGCCCGCCACAGCTCGCCGTGCAGCGTGCGCACCCCGTGCGCGGTCGGCGGGCCGCCCCACAGCGCGAGCACCCGCACCACCCGATCCGGCCCGGCCGGCCACACCTGCGCGTCGAGGAGCCCGTCGTGCGTGGAGGCGGCGGCGAGCGCAGCGTCCCGGCCGCTGCCCACGAAGAGGCGCAGCGAGCCGGAGCCCTCCACGCCGACGAGGCTGTAGAGTCCCACCGTCACCGAGACGCGGCGCCCCGCAGCGGGGATGCGGACCACGCGGAGGGTCGCGCCGCCCCAGGCGTCCATCAGGGCGTCGAGCCGCTCGCGGATGAACACGACCGAGGAGAAGGGCTCGTCGCCGCGTAGGCTGTCGAGCACCTCGGCGTCGACCAGCTCGTACAGATCGCGCACCGCCCGCTCGCGGGCCGGGGCGTCCGTCGCGGTCACGAGCTGCTCGCGGGCGACCGCGCGGAAGCGGTCGAGCCGATCCGGCGCGGCGCCGAGGCGGGCCGGGGCGAGCGCGAGGAGCAGAGCGATCGCGAGCGTCCCGCCGATTCGCCGCCCGGTCATGGCGCTAGCGTACAATGGGGCGGCATGACCCGCATCCTCGACCGGTACGTCATCAAGGAGCTGGGTCCGCCCTTCGCCATCGGAGTGGGCGTCTTCACCTTCTTCCTCGTCATCGACCGGATCTTTCAGCTCACCGACCTCGTCATCACCAAGAACGTGCCGTTCGCGCTGGTGATGCCGCTGCTCGCCTACATGCTGCCCGCCTTCCTCGCCCTCACCCTGCCGATGGCCTTGCTCGTCGCGGTGCTGCTGGTGGGCGGCCGTCTCGCCGGCGATCTCGAAGTCGCGGCGCTGAAGGCGTCGGGGGTGAGCCCGTTGCGGCTCTTCCGCCCCTTCCTCGCCGTGGGCATCGTGGTCACCCTGCTGATCGCCTGGCTCACGCTGGTGGTGGGCCCGTGGTCGAGCGGAGCCTTCCAGCGCCAGCTCTTCCTCATCCTGCAGTCGCGCGCCTCCACCGGCATCAAGGAGCGCACCTTCAGCGCCACCTTCAGCCAGTTCGTGATCTACGTCGACGAGGTGAGCGCCTCCCAGGTGCGCCTGAAGGGCCTGCTCGTCTCCGACGAGCGCAACCCCGAGCAGTCGCGGATCATCGTGGCCCGCGAGGGCCGGCTCCTGAGCGACGAGGCGACGCGGCGCATCACCCTGCGCTTCCTGGACGGGTCCATCAGCGAATCCGACGTGGGCGACCGCCGGCGCTTCCGCCAGACGTACTTCAGCCTGTACGACATGACCCTGCCGGTGGACTCGCCGATCGCCGCGGTGTCACGCGAGGAGAAGCCCGAGAAGCAGATGCCGGTGCGTCAGCTCCTCGCGGAAGCACAGCGGCTGCGCCGCGAAGGCCAGCCGAGCGCGCCGTACTACGTCGAGCTGCACAAGCGCTTCGCCCTGCCGGTGGCCGCGCTGGTCTTCACCCTGGTCGGCTTCCCGCTCGGCATCCGCTCCCATCGCGGCGGCCGCGCGGCCGCGCTCGCCCTCTCCTTCGGGATCGTGGTCGGCTACTACATCCTGTACAACTCGATGGAGGGCTTTGCCCTGCGCGGGCGGATCCCCGCCGGCGTCGCGGTGTGGATCCCCAACGCGATTCT belongs to Candidatus Methylomirabilota bacterium and includes:
- the guaA gene encoding glutamine-hydrolyzing GMP synthase, coding for MTTQKIAILDFGGQYTQLIARRIRELGVYSEILPCTEPVERVLAGSYTGLVLSGGPSSVYEDDAPLPDKRLLESGIPTLGICYGMQAMGYLMGGHVVPAERREYGKAHLRLLSRAGLLGGVEPEADGLVTVWMSHGDTVLKPPPGFKSLAATDNCPVAAMADPARRLFAVQFHPEVAHTPQGKTVLKNFLDAAGATGDWSMPSFVESAVEGIRRQVGKDAVLCALSGGVDSSVVAALIHRAVGDQLTCLFVDNGLLRKGEVEGVVRTFRDTFKMKLIHVDASKRFIDRLDGVTDPEVKRKTIGAEFIAVFEDEARKLGHIPWLAQGTLYPDVIESVSFKGPSATIKTHHNVGGLPSNMRFKLVEPLRELFKDEVRELGAVLGLPAEIIWRQPFPGPGLAIRVLGEVTEERLALLREADAIVQDEVRQAGLERQVWQAFAVLLPVRTVGVMGDFRTYAQVIALRAVTSQDAMTADWARLPYDLLGRISNRIINEVQGVNRVVYDISSKPPSTIEWE
- a CDS encoding GuaB3 family IMP dehydrogenase-related protein is translated as MGMWVGRGRKARAAYGFDDIALVPGALTINPSEVDISWELCGHRFPIPIIAAAMDGVVSPSFAIEMGRVGGLAVLNLEGIFSRYDNPDVVLDRITSASLEEATKIIQGIYSEPIKEELIHKRISEIKKGGGPVLVSSIPQRAERFAKIAEEAGADFFVVQSTVTTARHIASEYTPVDLRSLKKHLSIPLIIGNVVTYEACLELMDCGVDALLIGVGPGAACTSREVLGLGVPQVTATADSAAARDFYYKKTGRYVPIITDGGMTTGGDICKALASGADAVMIGSAFARAKEAPGRGYHWGMATPHSNLPRGTRIRVGIAGPLEQILFGPAFTEDGTLNLVGAIRTCMGSVGAMNVRELQQTELIIAPSIKTEGKVFQRAQKLGTPR
- a CDS encoding type III pantothenate kinase, with the protein product MLLVIDVGNTNTSLGIYEGGQLRASWRLTTRREQTADEWGVFIQTLLATRGIEQHHITGVAISNVVPPIQQALEWMCDRYFGVSPLTVEPGVTADLPLNVDVPREVGADRVVSCVAGVALYGTPLIVVDFGTATRFDCVNRRGEFIGGAIAPGINTAAEALVSRAARLVRVELVRPKDAIGRHTVSNIQSGMIYGWAGLVDGLVERMRREMESDVRVVGTGGLVGQMREVVQCLQFVNPDLKLEGLRILWERAHPTPSA
- a CDS encoding biotin--[acetyl-CoA-carboxylase] ligase, whose amino-acid sequence is MQFGLHALDSVDSTQTEAQRLAAEGAPEGTVVTARHQRAGRGQRGHEWWDEPGESLLVSVLLRPSASPAAAPQLSLVAGLAVADALATAGLTARIRWPNDLLVDDRKVCGILAEAASGRAGAGGAAGLQHVILGIGMNLNQTRFPPALADRATSLRLVTGRVHDRDAMLSALLAQLERRYAMWQTGGFAALRSAWLGHARLPGQIVRLPDGTLGAGEDVRDDGVLLARAADGRLVPVVSGGAAEEVAAHAAGH
- a CDS encoding valine--tRNA ligase, producing MSEIADRYDPTRVEPHWYAVWEERGYFHADVDSPRKPYCIVIPPPNVTGSLHLGHALNNTLQDVLIRYKRMDGYNTLWMPGTDHAGIATQYVVERQLEKEGKTKEDLGREAFVARVWQWREESGGTIIRQLKRLGASCDWARERFTMDPGLSAAVREVFVRLWEEGLIYQGDYIVNWCPRCQTVLSDLEVEREEQDAEFVYIKYGPLTLGTVRPETKLGDTAVAVHPQDKRYKKYVGKTLEVPSVEGTITLRVVADSAVDPKFGTGVIKVTPGHDPTDFEIGKRHDLPIRSVIGFDGKMTALAGKYAGLDRFETRKRIVEDMQALGLIDRIEPYRHSVGVCYRCRTVVEPLVSKQWYVRMKPLAEPAIKAVRSDKIKIIPRVWKKTYFHWMENIRDWAISRQLWWGHRIPVWYCDRDGSMHVSRTDLRECPQCGGPLRQDTDVLDTWFSSGLWPFSTLGWPESTPELGVFYPTSVLSTGFDILFFWVARMAMLGLKFMGDVPFRHVYIHALVRDAEGQKMSKSKGNVVDPLHVMDKYGTDAFRFTLAALAAQGRDIRLSEERIEGYRNFANKIWNAARLVLTNLEGYDPDLARRGAPSVADRWIVSRLTETTARVRKAIDTYRFNDAASAVYQFLWHEYCDWYLEIAKRSLYQPESPAARACTQRTLVETLETTLRLLHPFMPFISEELWQRLPHEGDPTAARSIMIAPFPKASRKGRDPEAERLMAPVLDVVSAIRTVRSESRISPAVQLEVLVRPGGPEVTAALEQAAAIIGSLARAGVTVSPDATRPPSSATATTPSGDVFVRLEGVVDFDAERQRLRKEVERARKEIAFLEGKLGRADFVERAPAEVVERERIRLAEQRQIEQKLTSSLAALE